In one window of Hyla sarda isolate aHylSar1 chromosome 1, aHylSar1.hap1, whole genome shotgun sequence DNA:
- the PNP gene encoding purine nucleoside phosphorylase isoform X2, which yields MAHCGEDSRYTYEEYKHSAEWLLSKTEHRPTVAIVCGSGLGGLGELLKDQVAFNYSDIPNFPHSTVPGHAGRLIFGNLNGKPCVCMQGRFHAYEGYPLWKVTFPIRVFHLIGVETVILTNAAGGLNQDYKVGDIMVIMDHINMPGFAGQNPLTGPNEERFGPRFPAMSDAYEKGLRKLALAVGEELGFSEKIREGVYCSLGGPNFETIAECRFLNSLGADAVGMSTVPEVIVARHCGLRVLGMSLITNKAVMDYNSEATANHEEVLQAGKDSAKFLEKLVSRLLQRIELNNNVF from the exons GTACACCTATGAAGAATACAAGCACAGTGCAGAATGGCTCTTGTCCAAGACAGAGCATCGTCCTACAGTGGCCATTGTATGTGGCTCTGGACTTGGAGGTTTGGGTGAACTCCTGAAGGATCAGGTGGCTTTCAACTACAGTGACATTCCCAACTTCcctcacagtacag TTCCTGGACATGCTGGACGTCTTATATTTGGAAATTTGAATGGAAAGCCATGTGTGTGCATGCAGGGACGGTTTCATGCCTATGAGGGTTACCCACTGTGGAAG GTTACATTTCCAATACGGGTTTTTCACCTGATTGGGGTTGAAACGGTCATTCTCACCAATGCTGCTGGAGGATTGAACCAAGATTATAAAGTAGGGGACATTATGGTGATTATGGATCACATAAATATGCCAGGATTTGCTGGACAGAATCCACTCACTGGTCCTAATGAAGAAAG GTTTGGACCACGGTTTCCTGCAATGTCTGATGCTTACGAGAAGGGCCTAAGGAAGCTGGCTTTGGCTGTTGGAGAAGAGCTGGGATTCTCAGAGAAGATAAGGGAAGGAGTGTATTGTAGCCTTGGAGGACCCAATTTTGAGACCATAGCTGAATGTAGATTCCTTAATAGCCTTGGAGCTGATGCCGTtg GTATGAGTACTGTACCAGAAGTAATTGTGGCCAGACATTGTGGTCTCAGAGTTTTGGGCATGTCCCTCATTACAAACAAAGCAGTGATGGACTACAACAGTGAAGCCACGGCAAACCATGAAGAGGTTCTCCAGGCTGGAAAAGACAGTGCCAAATTCTTAGAGAAGCTGGTATCTCGTCTGCTCCAGCGCATTGAGCTAAACAATAATGTGTTCTAG
- the PNP gene encoding purine nucleoside phosphorylase isoform X1, whose amino-acid sequence MSPPAAETQRQEVRRKEETRTGYTYEEYKHSAEWLLSKTEHRPTVAIVCGSGLGGLGELLKDQVAFNYSDIPNFPHSTVPGHAGRLIFGNLNGKPCVCMQGRFHAYEGYPLWKVTFPIRVFHLIGVETVILTNAAGGLNQDYKVGDIMVIMDHINMPGFAGQNPLTGPNEERFGPRFPAMSDAYEKGLRKLALAVGEELGFSEKIREGVYCSLGGPNFETIAECRFLNSLGADAVGMSTVPEVIVARHCGLRVLGMSLITNKAVMDYNSEATANHEEVLQAGKDSAKFLEKLVSRLLQRIELNNNVF is encoded by the exons GTACACCTATGAAGAATACAAGCACAGTGCAGAATGGCTCTTGTCCAAGACAGAGCATCGTCCTACAGTGGCCATTGTATGTGGCTCTGGACTTGGAGGTTTGGGTGAACTCCTGAAGGATCAGGTGGCTTTCAACTACAGTGACATTCCCAACTTCcctcacagtacag TTCCTGGACATGCTGGACGTCTTATATTTGGAAATTTGAATGGAAAGCCATGTGTGTGCATGCAGGGACGGTTTCATGCCTATGAGGGTTACCCACTGTGGAAG GTTACATTTCCAATACGGGTTTTTCACCTGATTGGGGTTGAAACGGTCATTCTCACCAATGCTGCTGGAGGATTGAACCAAGATTATAAAGTAGGGGACATTATGGTGATTATGGATCACATAAATATGCCAGGATTTGCTGGACAGAATCCACTCACTGGTCCTAATGAAGAAAG GTTTGGACCACGGTTTCCTGCAATGTCTGATGCTTACGAGAAGGGCCTAAGGAAGCTGGCTTTGGCTGTTGGAGAAGAGCTGGGATTCTCAGAGAAGATAAGGGAAGGAGTGTATTGTAGCCTTGGAGGACCCAATTTTGAGACCATAGCTGAATGTAGATTCCTTAATAGCCTTGGAGCTGATGCCGTtg GTATGAGTACTGTACCAGAAGTAATTGTGGCCAGACATTGTGGTCTCAGAGTTTTGGGCATGTCCCTCATTACAAACAAAGCAGTGATGGACTACAACAGTGAAGCCACGGCAAACCATGAAGAGGTTCTCCAGGCTGGAAAAGACAGTGCCAAATTCTTAGAGAAGCTGGTATCTCGTCTGCTCCAGCGCATTGAGCTAAACAATAATGTGTTCTAG